A stretch of DNA from Clostridia bacterium:
GTTTCCGCTTCCGGGAGACGTCGCCCCCATAACACTTCGCCAGCACGTCCTTGCGCACTGCCTTCACAGTCTCACGTGCGATCACGCGAGAACCCACAGCGGCCTGCAACGGAACATCGAAGAGCTGCCGCGGAATCAGCTTCCGAAGTCTCTCAACGAGGGTCCTCCCGCGCTTCTCCGCAGTCTGTGAATGGACGATTATCGACAGTGCATCTACGGGCTTACCGTTCACCAGAACATCCAGTTTGACTAGGTTTGAAGCTCGGTAATCCAGGAATTCGTAGTCGAGCGATGCATATCCGCGGGTCCTCGACTTGAGCTTGTCGAAGAAATCATACAGGATCTCCGAGAGCGGCATGTCGTAACTGGCCCGCACTCTAGCCGGGCCCATGAAGTCCAGGTTGTGGACTGATCCTCTCCTGTCGACAACCAGGTCCATGACCTGTCCAATGAACTCCGACGGCACAAAGATTGTGGCGCGCACGTACGGTTCCTCAATCATCTCCACTTTGTTCTCAGGCGGAAGGTTCATCGGGTTGTCCACCAAGAAGGTCTCTCCCACCGTGGTGGTCACTCGGTACGCCACCGATGGCGCAGTCGTGATCAGCTCAAGCCCATACTCGCGCTCAAGCCTCTCCTGAATGATCTCCATGTGAAGGAGCCCGAGGAACCCGCACCTGAACCCGAAGCCGAGAGCCACCGAGGATTCCGGCTCGAACGCTATGGATGCATCGTTGAGATGCAGCTTCTCCAGGGCGTCCCGCAGATCGCCGTAGGCCGAGGTGTCCACCGGATACATCCCGCAATACACCATGGGAACAGCGGGCCTGTACCCTGGGAGCGGATCAGAGGCGGGGTTGGAGGCAGACGTGATGGTATCGCCCACAGATGCCTCGCTGATCTGCTTTATCTGCGCTGCAAGGTACCCGACCTCACCAGCCAAGAGCCTTCCTCTGATCTGCATCTCAGGCCTGAACACCCCGATCTCAGTCAGCTCGAACTCGCCTTTCCCGCCCATCATGCGGATGCGGTCGCCCGTGCTCACCGATCCCTCCATTAGCCTAACGTGCGCTATCACGCCTCTGTATGCGTCGAAGTGGGAATCGAAAATGAGCGCTCTGAGAGGATCGCTGGAGGCCCCGGCCGGAGGACGGATCCGTTTCACCACAGCGTCAAGCACATCCTGCACACCGATTCCTGTCTTGGCGCTTACCAGAATCACGTCTGACTCATCGACTCCGAGAAGGTCCATGATCTCCTCCCTGACCGCCTCAGGGTCTGCATTGGGAAGGTCGATCTTGTTCACCACGGGGATGATGTCAAGATCCGAATCGAGAGCTAGGTATAGGTTGGCCAGAGTCTGAGCCTGCACCCCCTGGGTCGCGTCAACCACGAGCACCGCGCCTTCGCACGCGGCAAGGGAGCGAGACACCTCATATGTGAAGTCCACATGGCCAGGGGTATCGATGAGATTGAGAATATAGCTCGCGCCATCTGGAGCGGAGTAGTCTATCCTCACCGGCTTCAGCTTAATCGTGATGCCACGCTCTCGCTCAAGATCCATCTTGTCGAGGATCTGTTCCACCATGACACGCTTGTCGATCGCGCCGGTGAGTTCGAGTATTCTGTCGG
This window harbors:
- the lepA gene encoding translation elongation factor 4, with translation MSNDRIRNFCIIAHIDHGKSTLADRILELTGAIDKRVMVEQILDKMDLERERGITIKLKPVRIDYSAPDGASYILNLIDTPGHVDFTYEVSRSLAACEGAVLVVDATQGVQAQTLANLYLALDSDLDIIPVVNKIDLPNADPEAVREEIMDLLGVDESDVILVSAKTGIGVQDVLDAVVKRIRPPAGASSDPLRALIFDSHFDAYRGVIAHVRLMEGSVSTGDRIRMMGGKGEFELTEIGVFRPEMQIRGRLLAGEVGYLAAQIKQISEASVGDTITSASNPASDPLPGYRPAVPMVYCGMYPVDTSAYGDLRDALEKLHLNDASIAFEPESSVALGFGFRCGFLGLLHMEIIQERLEREYGLELITTAPSVAYRVTTTVGETFLVDNPMNLPPENKVEMIEEPYVRATIFVPSEFIGQVMDLVVDRRGSVHNLDFMGPARVRASYDMPLSEILYDFFDKLKSRTRGYASLDYEFLDYRASNLVKLDVLVNGKPVDALSIIVHSQTAEKRGRTLVERLRKLIPRQLFDVPLQAAVGSRVIARETVKAVRKDVLAKCYGGDVSRKRKLLEKQKEGKRRMKQFGSVEIPQEAFMAVLGSDDDE